From the genome of Symphalangus syndactylus isolate Jambi chromosome 5, NHGRI_mSymSyn1-v2.1_pri, whole genome shotgun sequence, one region includes:
- the LOC129483290 gene encoding large ribosomal subunit protein eL34-like — protein sequence MVQHLTYCRRLFYNTASKKTRLSRTLGNRVVYLFTKNVGKASKSACGMCPGRHEGVRAVRPKVLNEIVQNKEHVSRAYGGSMCAKCVCDRIKHAFLIKE from the coding sequence ATGGTCCAGCATTTGACATACTGTCGTAGGCTTTTCTACAATACAGCCTCTAAAAAAACAAGGCTGTCCCGGACCCTTGGTAATAGAGTTGTTTACCTTTTTACTAAGAACGTTGGGAAAGCATCAAAATCTGCATGTGGCATGTGCCCAGGCAGACATGAAGGGGTTCGTGCTGTAAGACCTAAAGTTCTTAATGAGATTGTCCAAAACAAAGAACATGTCAGCAGGGCCTATGGTGGTTCCATGTGTGCTAAATGTGTTTGTGACAGGATCAAACATGCTTTCCTTATTAAGGAGTAG